A genomic region of Bacteroidales bacterium contains the following coding sequences:
- a CDS encoding alpha-galactosidase has protein sequence MKKPTSRRKFLKYLGLGSLGLTAFPEIIKVKGNVREHPKNYPEIHDSYKTGKGSKYATWNNSELTLNNGVIKRVIHFDRSGFTFNTVLLSFSESDFNYIRKDNKEFYFECDGKVISGMDEWLLKDIEEAKDENEGDGVHVHLESTQSPDLSLRITYLLYPELSVIRKKLTFINTGKKEIRLEAVDVENLKFFDVDGNCYTMARYGRYKMTGPMLGNWHDPAIILHHVRKRLGLVLGNEAPGVTKRTSAFLDGISFTIGLTHPGQDYPFRKWLKPGEKWESPQTFLCLYRDTDAPYEAIEGPVQDFTRRHMGIRLKEVSHFPSLAYNHWAPYHATVDAPLLKNLTDVASECGIEEITLDAGWYTLEDHTEKLDWQFKCGDYIADPEKFPQGLKPSFHYIKKKGLRRGLWISLAMASKYSKVYREHPDWFILDRNGQPICVHSKSSRNVTACMTTEWYSYIKNIIADKVEKLDLNYVKLDLAIVTSAYIYDRDMSGCHALDHPGHRGQNESYLAIYRQAWALFDELHNSFPELFIDCTYETMGASHLIDYSMCKHAEGNWLSNIYERGPKGALQARHLAWLCSPTIPASACVIGNLQLDDPNFALYIKSVAGVFPIVLGDIMKLKEKERTWIHSISSWMAEVQQKHNYMLFRQDLAGFGEPSEGSWDGFQRINTETQSGGLVGVFRHGAPEEERRVFVKYLNSQKNMLCAMKLQENR, from the coding sequence ATGAAAAAACCTACTTCCAGGAGAAAATTTTTAAAATATTTGGGTTTAGGAAGTTTGGGCCTTACTGCCTTTCCTGAAATCATAAAAGTGAAAGGCAATGTGAGGGAGCATCCAAAAAATTATCCTGAAATTCATGATTCATATAAAACCGGTAAAGGTTCAAAATATGCAACCTGGAACAATTCTGAACTGACTCTGAATAATGGGGTCATTAAACGTGTGATTCATTTCGATAGGTCGGGATTTACTTTTAATACTGTTTTGTTGTCGTTTAGTGAAAGCGATTTCAATTATATCAGGAAAGACAATAAGGAGTTTTATTTTGAATGTGATGGAAAGGTCATTTCCGGTATGGATGAATGGTTACTAAAAGACATAGAAGAAGCGAAAGACGAAAATGAGGGGGATGGGGTACATGTTCATTTGGAGAGTACGCAATCACCTGATCTTTCTCTCCGTATTACTTACCTGCTTTATCCTGAACTTTCAGTGATAAGAAAAAAATTAACTTTCATAAATACCGGGAAAAAAGAGATCAGGCTGGAAGCTGTGGATGTTGAAAATTTAAAGTTTTTTGATGTGGACGGAAATTGTTATACCATGGCCCGTTATGGAAGATATAAGATGACAGGGCCAATGCTCGGGAATTGGCATGATCCGGCAATTATTCTTCATCATGTCCGTAAAAGGCTAGGTCTTGTATTGGGAAACGAGGCACCCGGAGTTACCAAACGAACTTCTGCTTTTCTCGATGGAATAAGTTTTACGATAGGTCTTACTCATCCCGGTCAGGACTACCCTTTTCGGAAATGGCTTAAACCGGGAGAAAAATGGGAGAGTCCTCAAACATTCCTATGTCTTTATCGTGATACTGATGCACCATATGAGGCAATAGAAGGACCTGTTCAGGATTTTACCCGGCGGCACATGGGGATACGTTTAAAAGAAGTTTCGCATTTTCCATCATTGGCTTATAATCATTGGGCTCCATACCATGCTACCGTAGATGCGCCCCTGTTAAAAAATCTTACTGATGTAGCATCTGAATGTGGAATTGAAGAAATAACACTTGATGCTGGTTGGTATACCCTGGAAGACCATACTGAAAAACTAGATTGGCAATTCAAGTGCGGAGATTATATCGCTGATCCCGAAAAGTTCCCCCAGGGTTTAAAGCCAAGTTTTCATTATATAAAAAAGAAGGGACTTCGACGCGGATTATGGATCAGTCTGGCAATGGCGTCAAAATACAGCAAGGTATACCGGGAACATCCGGATTGGTTTATACTTGATAGGAATGGCCAGCCTATATGTGTGCATAGTAAGAGTTCCAGGAATGTTACAGCTTGTATGACTACTGAGTGGTATAGCTATATCAAAAATATAATTGCCGATAAGGTGGAAAAGCTGGATTTGAATTATGTAAAGCTGGACCTAGCCATCGTGACCAGTGCCTACATATATGACAGAGATATGTCCGGATGCCATGCTCTGGATCATCCAGGGCACCGGGGTCAGAATGAATCGTATCTTGCAATATATCGGCAAGCCTGGGCTTTATTTGATGAGTTGCACAATTCCTTCCCGGAGTTGTTTATTGACTGTACCTATGAGACAATGGGAGCCTCTCACCTTATCGATTATTCGATGTGCAAGCATGCGGAAGGCAATTGGTTATCGAATATCTATGAACGCGGACCTAAAGGAGCCTTACAGGCTCGTCACCTTGCCTGGCTTTGTTCGCCTACCATTCCTGCATCAGCATGTGTCATAGGAAACCTGCAACTGGATGATCCCAATTTTGCCCTTTATATCAAGTCGGTGGCCGGAGTTTTCCCGATAGTTCTGGGTGACATTATGAAACTTAAGGAAAAAGAAAGGACTTGGATACACAGCATCTCCTCCTGGATGGCTGAAGTCCAGCAAAAACATAATTACATGCTATTCCGGCAAGATCTTGCCGGTTTTGGTGAACCATCCGAAGGCAGTTGGGATGGTTTTCAACGTATCAATACGGAAACTCAGTCCGGAGGCCTTGTTGGTGTTTTTCGCCACGGTGCACCCGAAGAAGAAAGAAGGGTTTTTGTAAAATATCTGAATAGCCAAAAAAATATGCTGTGCGCAATGAAATTACAGGAAAACCGGTAG